The region TTCATAGTCGAATAATTCAGTGGAATACTGGCTAGTCAATTCATTACAAACTTGTTGGGCTTAATTTGCATTTGAATATACAAAGTCCAAGCATTGGTTTAATATGGTTGGACTAGTCAAAGAAGTAGGATGAACCACAGTAACTAGATTTATAGTGGGTTAGGCTTTACTTCACAAACAACTTTTTTCCATGTTGTTTGTAGTTGGACGATTTACCTGAAAACTCTCCAATCAACATTGTACAGACCCCAATTCCAATCACCACATCAGTTCCTAAAAGGGCAAAAAGTCAAAAGAAGAAAGCCCTGGCGGCAGCACTGGCTACGGCTCAAGAGTATTCAGAAATCAGCATGGAGCAGAGGAAACTCCAGGTCTGTTCTTAATAATGTGGTAGTTGTGATGAATGGTTTATTTAAGTCAGAGATGGACAACCCAAGGTCACAGAGCAAAAAAATCTTTTGCCAAGTGACCCTGCCAAATAGCATTCCTGTAATTTGACTTCTAAACAAAAAAAGGTAAAGTTTCAAGTTGTAAAATACTTTTCAGTATACTTTCCAGCAATAGGATCTTGATGGATCCTTACCATCTTCCTTTACAGCTAGATGAAATATCATGCTGACAAGGAAGACTCTGCTCTGAAATAGAGTAAATATGCTCTATATCTGAATATAAAAACTATGTGGGTTAGGAAAACCCAAGACTATTTGAGCAGCTAATATTAATTTCTCTGAAAATATAATGATGCCTGCTGAGAAGATGCTGAAGATATAAAAGTTTGGTTCTGGTGAAAGTGCAGTGCCTTGCCTGCCATAGACTGGCTATATAATGTAATGCAAGTAATGTACCAAACCAGTAAAAAGTCTGTGTTTCTCTTTTTCTGTGCAGctgtgtttgtatatttgtgaTTTCATATAATAagtaacatttttattatttactctaGGAAGCTGTTTCAAAAGCAGCGGGGAAGAAAAGTAAAACACCGGTGCAGTTAGACCTGGGAGACATGCTGGCGGCGCTTGAGAAACAGCAGCAAGCTATGAAAGCTCGCCAGATCACAAATACCAGGCCACTCTCCTACACAGGTAGGTacattttatttgtctttttcttgctatatactttgcagattttattcAGTCCAGTAGCTAATGCATTAAGACTAGACACAGTGAGTTTTAACATGGAGCATAAGTGTTACATTTGTATTTTCTTCCTTAAGCAGTATTCACTTGTGAAACATGTCTTCTAAAGTATAGGTAGCTAGCACAAGGCTGCTCTCTGTGGCAAGCATGTTGAGTGCATTCAGTCAGGACATCTGCTTGATACAGAATGAGATTCCCCATTTGAAAACATTGGGAACAGGGAATTGTTCTTTCCACAGCATTTAGCGCCACACTGCCAGATCCCCGATCATTCTAGCAACTTGCTCTTTGTTTAGTGCTGCTAGCTCTGTATCTTCAGTGAAAGAAAGAGATTTTAACAGTTTCCTAATGAACTCTGTAATTTGCTATGTGACTGGCCttctaaataaaaggaaaacgCAATCTGGTGCACTTGGTTGCTTGCTGGAAATGTTATGTAAATTGCCTACTGTTAATGAAATAAGAACTTTGATTGCCTCCAGCACTTAATTATTTGGAATgagtttgcattttcaaaaaaagaatTTATCTTTTCTCTGAGGATTATTTGCTTGTGCCTTTCTAATCCAGTCTGAAGCAGCTGAGAGTAGCAATGAAACATTTGTTTTGAAGATAGTGGTTGttggaaattgaaaaaaaaaaccctttagtaTACTCAAGTAGAATTCAGGGAGGCTCTTACCCCATATCCCAATTTGTTTGACCTTTTAGTGTCAAATATGGCTCACCAAGGAGCAGCTCACACTTTCAACAGTGATTTCTAATTCCTTGGTTTCTAAATGAAGCTGCAAACAGATATTTACTTTTTACGGCCAGTGTGTAACATGACTCTATTTTTTACATAAGGTTAAATTAAAGATTAGTTAAAACCATCTGGATACAGAACTATTCCATTGTGTAACTTTCCTGTCATTGTGTTCCAACAAAGGAAAAGGTTTTTCCACTGATAACTGATCAGTAGGGGAAAACTTGAGAATGCCAGGTTTCTTTTGGCGGCACCAGTCAGCTCTTACTCTGTCCTGTTCCTGTACAGTTGGCAACGCTGCTCCTTTTCACACCAAAGAATCCACTAACCGGAAATCATTAGCGAAGGGGCAGCCATCTGTGGGTTGCTTGAACCCTTTAGATTCCACTTCCCCAAAAGTGAAacgaggaaaggaaagagaacttTCAAAGCTGAAGCGTCCAACAGCACTTAAAAAGGTAAACTGCCTTTAAATATTGCTTCTAGGTTTCCTAAAGCCTCCTTTGATTATGCTTACATCTTGGGAAATCCGCTCTCATTTCTGAGACCTTTGCCATTCCGCAAATACTTGTCCATTGTTCAGTCAATTAACATATTTTGGTTAGGAAGTAATTACTTGTTCTGCCTTATTAAGAATTGCACAGATACTTGTCTCTTTTTTCAGTTTCCAAAATTCAGTCCCCCATGTTTTAGatttgcagagagagagagcaaaggcAAAGACTTGACCTatttaaacaaagaaacaagATATCAGCGCATATAAGAAATCATTGCTATTGTTCACAACAATCATAATTTTGGGTTTATTTCAGATTAtcttgaaagagagagaagaaaagaaaggacgcTTATCTGTGGACCATACTATTGTTGGAGCTGATGAAGAACAGGAGGTTGATCTGAACCTGACTCCTAACCAGTCAGAAGAACTTGCATCACAAGAAGGTTAGAATGCTGAGGACCACGTTGAATTTGTTTCGAGTGACAATAATAATGTCACTCAGCTTGTGCATTGGTTGTAAAATCTATATGGTTAAATAGTGCTCCCAGGTGCTAAAGTGCTCTGTTTCTTGGTTGTGTAAATGATTGCTTGTTTCAAGAATTTGGACCTCTGTGTTTCAGAAATAGAGACCTTGTGCATCATTTGAGTTTAAGTTGAGTACTGAATCAGAAAGCTTACCAATTTTCCAAAATTTTGATTACATTTTCCTTGATCATTTGGTGGTTTGAATTTGCCGTTTGTTTTACATATGAAGCTCATAAATGGCTTCCATGTTTTATCAAATAGATCTTCTGTTTCTCCTTTTGCTAATAGTTTATGTTAGCCTTTCCAATAATGCTATAGCTGAGACCCTATTTAACccattatttattataaaattatcTAGCTTTTTCCAAGATTTGACTATTTTGAAATAGTTagggcctatttttaatagtagctctcaagcaaccagaaacttaCATTTTTTTGGCAGCTACCAATCCCTATGGGTGCTGATTAAATGAGAGCCTGCTGTAAAACAATAGAGAATCATAGACCCCTTCCACTGCATCAGTAGATAATGAAGTCTCCCCTATGGACTTAGTTTCCTGTTTTGGGTGTGTTGTGGTGATAGTGTGAAGAAATATAAGATTTTGTTTGCTTATATGATTTCTATGCTTCCTTCCTCTCAAAACTGGGACTCACATTTTTTAAAGATCCCAGTCCAGTGACCTTTTGTAGATCTCTTAAGTGTAATCATTATTTATGTGTGATTATTTTTCTGTTACAGAACCTGGCCTGAGTGTACCAAGTGATACCTCCCTCTCTCCAGCAAGCCAGAATTCTCCATATTGCATGACTCCGGTGTCCCAAGGTTCACCAGCAAGTTCAGGGATAGGGAGTCCGATGGCATCTTCTACTATCACTAAAATTCACAGCAAGAGATTCAGAGagtaagaatttttttaaaaagaagttactTCCTGCTAGATTTATATTCCTGATCTGTTCTGTTACTTTATATATAGACCATGTTTTTGccaaaactggatttaaagttaaCGTGACTCCCAATAGAATGGGAGCCCAAATATTACCTTATTAATTCCATTATAAAAGATGTAGCAATATAATAGAAATAAACAGAGAAATGTAGCCAATTGTACTGCaataaaagggggaaatgggGTTACTAGGCAATTTAAGAAGAAGGGAGATATTATCTTGTATCAATAATGTGATGTTTACCTGTGTTCATCTATTCTGTTGAGTATTTAATTTGATTTGGTTCAGCATTGTCTACTGCTATACACTCAAAGCAACTTATGAAGTGAAAATAgcagttttaaaaatcattaaaatgcaatttttaaaattgaaGCTATAAAAACAAGTAAGTCAGATTTTCTCAAAGTTGCAATGAGTATTTACCAAATGTAAGCATAGCTATGTGTAGAAACTGTGAGCAGGATAGTTGAGGAACAGAACTCTGGGAAGTCGCCCATTCATAGGACTGCCATAAGCTGAAGTTGACTCGAtggcaaaaaataacaaaaagtgtGAAGAGAAGTCATATTTTGTGTGAAGGACTACAAATAAGTCAATTCTATGTTTCTTTCTATATTTTACTTCAGGAAATAATCCTTCTGTTATTGTCCTATATATTTAAATTCCCCCTAAAATATGAAGGGTCCAGCCTGTTTAGGATTTAAAGAGTTTAACACCAACAGGGTGAATTGAGATTGAAAATTGTTTGCTAGGGCATAGAGCATGCCCTGTGGCCTGCCACCTTTAACAAAATTACCCTCCTGCAATTTTGCATCAGCATAGAAAGAACTTTATCAAAGGGCAACTAAGGTAGCTTGAAAACACACCTCGGTTACGGCAAATGATTTAGCGATCAAATGTTAGTTTGGATGTCAGTTTCTTTTAATCAAATGAGAGGCAATACAATTTTTCCTTACTAGATTTCCCTTCTGAATCCACAGATACTGCAATCAGGTTCTAAGTAAAGAAATAGATGAGTGTGTGACTCTCCTGCTACAAGAGCTGGTCAGTTTCCAGGAACAAATTTATCAAAAGGACCCCATGAGAGCTAAAGCTAAGAGGAGGCTTGTGATGGGTCTCCGTGAGGTGACAAAGCATATGAAGTTAAGCAAGATCAAGTGTGTCATCATTTCTCCCAACTGTGAGAAAATCCAGTCAAAAGGTATGAATGGAGGCTAAACCTGGTTTTGTATCTTCATGTTAAGTCATGTTgattcctagtacagtagagtctcacttatccaacactcacttatccaatgttctggattatccaatgcatttttgtagtcaatgttttcaatatatcgtgatattttggtgctaaattcgtaaatacagtcattacaacataacattactgcgtactgaactattttttctgtcaaatttgttgtataacatgttttggtgcttaacttgtaaaatcataacctaatttgatgtttagtaggcttttccttaatgcctccttattatccaacatattcactaatccaacattctgccggcccgtttatgttggataagtgagactctactgtagaaggaagaaggagcaggcttcatttctgctggataagtgagactctactgtatctacataaGACCTTCAGGCATCTTAACATggcttttctttaaatatttgccTGGGGGATAACAAGTAAGTTGGTTGAAGTAATAGTATTTGATTTTACTCTTAAATATCACCATCTTAAAATTGAATATATGcaggcatacctcagttaacaaagtagatgtgtcCCTGGGCATTATTTCTTTAACAAAATTTGATACATACAATTCAGTTGAAGAAAATATGTGCttaaatttaaatatttgaacagtGACAGAAGGTGaactgttttaaataatttttggcTAGTTATGAGAGATTTTTTTGTTCACGCTTAATTCTCTCCTGTTGTCTTTCCTGGCCTACAACAAGGTGGGTTAGATGAAGCTTTGTACAACGTCATAGCCATGGCACGAGAGCAAGAAATCCCTTTTGTCTTTGCACTCGGACGCAAAGCGCTTGGCCGCTGCGTGAACAAGCTGGTCCCTGTCAGCGTGGTGGGCATTTTCAATTATTCTGGTGCTGAGGTAAGAACTCTGTCTTTCTGGTATACGTTCTTGATATTTCAGCATAATCATGGCACAAATGTGCTctgagtgtgtgtgttttaatgacTTTGTTGAGCATTGGGATTTGTTCCTGCTTGCACCTTCATAAAATTCAGTTTACTCAAGAAGTCTTTTTGAAAGCAAGGCACTGTTGACATTTGGATGTGGTCTATACTCAATTAGAACAGACATTAGAGTGAAAACCAGGACTGTTCGGATACTGTTAAACTGGCACTGCTTCTGTTTTGTAAAAACATTATGAGTCATTGTGCTTAATATTTAATGAATTCTTCCCAGTCAGCCAAGAGACTCTTCATTTTATTGTACTTTTGTCATGCAGTGCAGGACATAAACATCTGAAACGTCAAACCAACCTCCGTAATTGAAATATAATCAGAAGAACTTTATTTCTTTTTAGCAAAGATTATGTTAATTTACACTAGAATTTCATCTGTTGCGAAATTAGAATGGTTCTTGCTGCCATAAGAACAATTCATTAATTAAAAACTATGCACATATAAAATGAATGCTATGGGAGCACAAAATGGTAATTTCATATTTTCACCATTTATAGTACTGGCTATTGGGTACCTAGCAAATTAGTTCACAAATTCTGGATGCAGGTCAAACTGCTGCTTGCAACTGTTTCCTTCTGAATGTGTGTGTTCAAATCCCTTGGTTgcaaaatgagattttttttttgggtttattttatttatttagatttttttacTCCATCACAAATGCACTCAGAGAGGCTCACAGAATGTTAATTTGCCACGAATGATGGCTCTTTCTTCATTGCTACATTTCTAGTCATCTATAGTATAAAGAAGATAGTCTTTCGGGGCATATTTGCCCAGTGAACGTTGAGCGTGAAGCACAAGATTTTCAAATAGCAGGAAGCAGAGCATTCTCTCAGAAATCTTTTCAACTCAGTGGAATCTTCTCTTTTAGAACCTCTTCAATAAATTGGTTTCACTGACTGAGGAGGCCAGGAAAGCCTACCGTGATATGGTGGCAGCCATGGAACAAGAGCAGGAAGAAGCCTTGAAGAATGTGAAGAAAGTCCCGCACCATATGGGCCACTCCCGGAACCCTTCCGCAGCGAGTGCCATTTCATTTTGCAGTGTTATTTCAGAGCCCATTTCGGAAGTTaatgagaaagaatatggtaagtGGAGCATCAAAATGACGCTGATTCCTCTAGAAGTAGATTGGAAATTCCTTCATTCTCTGCCCTTTTCTATTGTTTTGgtattttatttcttcttactAATGACTGTAGAATTATTTGCTGTTTTTCTGTGTTCTAGCATGTTGGATTTtggggaatgctgggatttgttgtttaggAAGACACCCAGGATTGATGCAATGgcttaaatgttttatgttgtgcCTGTGATTGCTATCACAgtgttatagttttaatggtttttattctattgttatatattgtttgatatttgatgtttacatatgtgaggcattgaattttgcctttgATTATACTGTGAACTACTTTGAGTCCCTGCCCAGGGGTGAaataagcagtatataaatgcaatagatAGGAAGGGGTATTTGGAATTCTTAGCTAAAGTGCTGTAATTCCTCGTCATGCTACAAACCCCATCATTCTGTAGGTTGTTGCCATGGCATGAAAAGTGGGATCATAGTGCATAGTGTGAAAAGGCCATAGATCATTTCCATGTTCAACTCAGCCATAAATATCTACGTTTCTCTAAATATAAGGGTGTTGGATGCTCATCGTTCATTTAGATTACTCCCCTATTCCAGAATACTCCTGTATTATGAAATAGGCCTTAGCACAGCAGTAGACAATGTCCTGTGCTTGCCAAAAGACCTTGCCTGATCTGTTTATTTGATTTCATGCATTTATATTGTACTCTTCATCCAGTTAGTTGCATGAGTAGTTCACGTTTAGAAAAATAACAGTACAGTAATGACAATGTAAGATAGATTAATAGATCAGTGTGATTAAAATGGGTGCAATAGCAGTCCTTACTTTGATCTGCATTCAGCAACTGTATGGTTTCAAATAAATGCTCTCCTCATGGGAACAGCACCTGTTTTTAAGTAACTGTATTTATatcaaataactttttaaaaataagtaattCCTCATATTTTGTTTATCAacctttcccaaatttttattcattttctcccCAGAAACAAATTGGAGGAGCATGGTGGAAACCTCTGATGGACTTGAAGCCTCTGAAAATGAGCGAGAAGCCTCTTTCAAGAGTGCTGTTCCAGAAAAGCCTGGCAACAGTAATAAGGTTATTGTTAACAAGGAGCTATCTCTAGCTGCTGTTGGGGTTGTCACCGTCTCGGCTCAAGTGAAAGCACCAAGCGGGAAAGAGGAAGTGAAGCCGGATGACAACCTGGAATGGGCCTCACAGCAAAGTACGGATACAGGATCGCTGGATGGCAGTTGCAGGGATATTTTGAACTCCTCCATGACGAGTACGACCAGCACCTTGGTTCCGGGAATGCTTGAAGAGGAAGATGATgaagaggatgaggatgaggatgactACACCCATGAACCTATATCTGAAGAGGTTCAGCTTAACAGCAGAATTGAATCTTGGGTCTCGGAGACACAGCGGACTATGGAAacgcttcagcttgggaagagccTTAGTGGCGGAGAGGATGATAACGCAGAGCAAAGTGAGGATGAAGAACTAGAAACTCCTGAGCAAGTCGAGTCAGTCGTTGAGAGTGAGGAATGGACAGCAGAGAAGCATTCGAATAAAGCGCAGCAGAAGCCTGCTGTGAGCACTTCCTTGGATACGACGCCTATGGACTCAAATTATATACCATAAACTCAAGCACAAACTCAGGaaactttaatattttaaaattaactgTCGTAAGGATTGCAGCCATTGCTTTGTGTGCTTCATCTCAGCATTTTGCACTGTGTAACATTTAATATGCGTATTTAATTCACTACATAAATATTTTTTGTAGCAGTCTTTATTACTCTTTCCATTAAGAACTaggagtgtgtgcatgtgtgtgtaatgAATATATTTATATCTTTCCTGAACATGATGATAAACTGTTAATAGGCCTCGTTTTGTACAAGAATACTCTTTGCAACTGACCATTTTTATTGGAAACCTATTCTCAAACAAGAATTTCAGAATTCTTCTGCTAGAGTGACCAAGTCTTGCTTTGTCCTTAACTTACAGGGTGATAGTGTCCCAGAAATTAAGCCAGAATGAATCTTTTTAATGGGCTTTAAGAAAATTTGGAATCCTTACTGGCTAAAGGGGTTAGGGAGATATGCATTAACCATTCATTTTAACTTCCAGAACTGCTTATTGGTCTCTGGAGATGAGTGTTTCAGAAAGACACTCTTGAGATGCTGGCTGTGAAATCCTTTGGCAAGACACTTTGGGAAAGAGAAATTGGTTCCTTTCCAATGAACTACTTAAACATTGGGGCCCATTAACCATAGCAACTTTTCATTGGTTTAGTTTCCTTAACTTTACTGTTTTCCAGTTCTCTGACTATTCCTTAGTTTTTTTCACTTTATCTCAGGATGGCTAATATGAATGATTAAATGCTATGTAAATTTAGAAAGTATAAGTATCAGATATTGATAATGCAGTAGACAGTGAAATGGACACgggtctttttttgggggggggggtgaaggtgTGAGGGTCATGTATTAGCACATAGTATCactttttttaattgaaatttgTCAGAAATTGAGAATGGGATCCCCTGTGTTCTGCATCAGTTTGCTCCATTAGGAGTGTCTCAATAAGTTGAAAGAATCCATTGATTTAGTGAGGAAATTCAGATTGCTTTCATTCTGATATCTTAAGTGAAATACTTTTGTAATTTTTGTATGCACAGAGTCTGAATTTTCCCCTTTTGCCCATTGCAGAATTATCAGATAAACTGCATGAAAAAAATATCAATCCAGTGACCAGTATAGGAGAGTTCATTGGCCATGTAAAAGGACAAGTTTTTGACAGCATAGACTTTCCAGTGATATCATTATGAGTTGTTCACATAATTATTTGGGACCAATAGCTTTAGCATTTTCAGAATTAGCTTTTTATATTGTACAGACAAAAATGTGGTTCAGTGTCTTAAGATCCTAACATTGTTATCCACTAAGGAATGTAGCAGAAAAAGCAAATTTGAGTATTTGTGTAATTTTTGGGAATATGGAAGATGTTAAGGAGAAAAGTTATTGGAATTTTGTTAGGATACCTGTCCTCCCTTTTTAAAGGGATATCCATTTCTTTTCCCCTCCTTGTTTTCAGTGCTAGCAATTCACATCATTCTTGAttaggtattttaaaaaaaatccccttcaTCCTCATTTGTATTTGACCAGTTTCCATTTTTAATAATGTATATAAGTACATCAAATTTTCCATTGCTTCTACTTCCTGCTTTCGTACCAAAGGTCAACTTTCCTGTTGACAAACTGCAACCACTCTTCTCAGGGCAAATAGAACATTATTGGTGAAGGAAGGCTTGCTTTATAAAATGTTCATTGTGGTAAGTGCCAGCGGAGTACTAGTTGAGAATGGAATGTGTCCTTCACGTCTTTGAAGTCGGTTCTGAATTAAAGAGAGGTTTTTCTGATGCAGTGCAATGAGATGGTTGATTCTGTCATCTTCTGTAGTAAGCATTCATGTTCTGTTCCTTTTTGTAATTCAGTGACAGTTCTTGAGTTTTTAGTGGCACCTTTGTTTAGAAAGTAGATTCTTATACACCGAAGAAAACTATTTCTGTTACTATACATAGGTGGAAATTTTGGACAAGTTCaggatatattttctttttcgaAAACCCATTTAATGAGTTTGACTGTTTATTGGCAGATGATGCTGGTTGTAAGGGATGAAGTGTACAGTAAGATTTAAAAATCCTTGACTTGATTGAAGTGATTTGTGTAAAGAAAGTTTAAGAGTCTTCAGTATTTGTATAACAATAGCTGTGGCAAATGGGAACACAAATTAAACCAATGCACTTAAACCGAACTAGAGTCTGGGGTTGGGAGGTTGCTAATACAATATTTAATTCTAGATGTGTGTATAATAGCCAATAAAGCCTATCAGTATCACCCTATCCTCCCAGCCCTAGTTTACAGTTTGAATGGCATCTCTTTGCAGGGTTAAATAGTATTCGATTCCCTGATTTTAAAGTGTAAGGCATGATTTTTTCAATTAATGCACTTGTGGGAATTGTGGACAAAACTCTGGGACATGTTCTTTGGGTGGGTGGATGTACACGgggtgctttgagtctctttcttCAACCGAAAACTTAAATTTTAATAGCACAGAGGCAAAGAGTCCTGTATGGAAAGCTTCTGTTTAATGAAATGGTCATagaatttgtgtgtgtatgaaacTGTGCCAACTAATCAAGTTTTTCAATCAGTTTACCAGATTTTATCCTCTAATTCAACATGGAGCCTTTTTTATATAAAGTAACAAAGCCATAAATGGAAATTGTACAGCTTTATGCCCAGTCTTACCCTACAGTAACAAGAAAAGGTCTAATACAATTGCAAACAATTAACTGTTAAAAATGATCAAAATAGCTGGCACAGCCCAATTAATGTTCATATGTGATTAATGTGTTTTAGAGGCTATAATAAAGTAATGCCTGTTCATCTTTGATACCTGTACACCAGTAGTAACAAAATCTAGGTTTGAAATAGAAAATCATTTATGAAATTATTTCATGAACATGTTTTGTCTGTGTTCTCCTTTGATGAAGGATAATTCTGTCTACCATCCTTTTTGAGGGAATAATAACTGCTTTTTGCACTATGTAAATACTAGTGGGGGTTCTTCCATAATGAATAAAAATGATTATCAAAAAAAGGTCATGTGATGTTACACCAAGCTGTTTTTGCATTCATGTTCTTTGTTAAAAGCATAATGCTTACACTGCCCTCATTGTGAAGGgggattgtttttaaaattgtatattcAGTGTAGTAGCTAAAATGTGCAGAGAACTATTGAACCAAATATAGCATGAAGGTATCTTGAAAATATTTAGGTATGCTATCGAAGTTTGCATATGATCAAGATGAATACATACACATCCTGGCATGTACGCACAAAATAAGCAGATTGTAAGAGCAGGGAGGATGGTTATTATTCCCTAATGTAAAATCACAGCTACATATGTCATATATGTGTCTTTTATATTGTAGATGGAGAAGAGCCTAAGTAGTTGGTAACTGCAATGTCAGACTTGGAAGAAGAGTTTCAAAACCAGTACTATGTCTCTCGAAATCCTACCCTTCTCAGGTTATTTTACTTTTTGATCTGGCCTTTCAAGGCAAAATAATATCCTAAAACTTCTTATAGCAACTTAAAGGCAACATATAATTTATTCTGTAAGCAACAtttgcaaaaatgtttttttttttggggggggggggggttgccatggccttcctcaggctgagaaagtgtgatttatCCAAATCATACATTTGCCACACagcgggtttccatggccaaacagggattctAGTTTACAGAGTTGTAGTCAAGCACCTAAAGGCAcatagtaacaataacaacaagctCTTGCTAAAAAGAGCAGCTGTTGGCCTTCTGAGAGAAGTCAGAGTAAGCTTTCATCACTGCCAAGTAAAGTTTGCATGGGGGTGGATGGGAAGTTTGTCAAAGAAAATATCTAGTCTTTTTCTTCCTGGGCAAGGTCAGGAGCTGATTCATGTTTGTGTTTTTCAGCATTGCAGCCATGAGCCAAAGTTTAATTCTGTCTTTCAGGTTTGTGTGCCTGAAACTGATTGGAGAAAGGATATGGCAGAACTCGCCAAAACTGCATTGAAAGAGACCAGCCTTCAACAAGGCTTTACAGCAGGGCTAGCAACATGATGTTGGATCAGAGCTCTCAGGAATATTTGGCAACAAGGCCAGTGAGCAGAACTGACAAGAGCTACTGCCCTATATCTTAAAGGATAACTCCTTCCCCATTTTACCGGTGGGGTTCAGAAGGAGAGGAGAGCTGAAGAAGAGCTGCAACTGCAAGGGATAAGAAGTAGGCTTTTTTTGCTTTAAATAGAAGTGGTCTTTTCAGTTGTGTATTTAGGAGGGAACAAGAGAGCAAACTGTAGTGGCAACCATTTGCAACTATAGTTGTGCTTTTTATTCAGGACTTTAAGATTTACATGCAAGCATTGCAAGTCAGAAAAGGGTTGAAGGCAACAGGAGGTCTCTTCTATCCTGCTGCTTCATGTGCTGGAGTTTTAAGCATTACCTTAGACTTTGTTTAGCCCATTGAATGGATGCTTTTCCTTCGAACTTCTGTTCCCCATCCTGAGCAAAATGAGAAGCCAAATCGTGGCAACATTGCAGATGATGTTTCCTACTTAGGGCTTTATGACCTGTCAAAAGATGATCAATGAT is a window of Anolis carolinensis isolate JA03-04 unplaced genomic scaffold, rAnoCar3.1.pri scaffold_11, whole genome shotgun sequence DNA encoding:
- the secisbp2l gene encoding selenocysteine insertion sequence-binding protein 2-like isoform X1, which codes for MDKAIGGQNVKLSAEVEPFIPQKKGPDSLMMPMALPNENGGVNGVEAAPIPSYLITCYPFVQENQSNRQLPLYNNDIRWQQPNPNPAGPYLAYPILSTQPPVSTEYTYYQLMPAPCAQVMGFYHPFPAPYSAPFQTASAMNTVTTECTDRPTQPNQVFPMCSQRSRSASRGSIVQKQQQPLQTHIKSKRPPVKSVATQKETCASGPETRPKIVLLVDACQQTDFPSEIASKSLSESMSTMHWKPKTRRRRSSHPAESSSEQGASEADIDSDSGYCSPKHSNQAAAVTSRSVESAAGNILEPSVHPAGATWANVSSQATQKKPWMERTPAFSRGGRQAEQHNSSQPAFRCRGHSTSSERRQNLQKKPEKPVSSSQSSKREQSPGSLYFEDEEEFPELNSDSGNSKGGNMQLKNAPKVLDDLPENSPINIVQTPIPITTSVPKRAKSQKKKALAAALATAQEYSEISMEQRKLQEAVSKAAGKKSKTPVQLDLGDMLAALEKQQQAMKARQITNTRPLSYTVGNAAPFHTKESTNRKSLAKGQPSVGCLNPLDSTSPKVKRGKERELSKLKRPTALKKIILKEREEKKGRLSVDHTIVGADEEQEVDLNLTPNQSEELASQEEPGLSVPSDTSLSPASQNSPYCMTPVSQGSPASSGIGSPMASSTITKIHSKRFREYCNQVLSKEIDECVTLLLQELVSFQEQIYQKDPMRAKAKRRLVMGLREVTKHMKLSKIKCVIISPNCEKIQSKGGLDEALYNVIAMAREQEIPFVFALGRKALGRCVNKLVPVSVVGIFNYSGAENLFNKLVSLTEEARKAYRDMVAAMEQEQEEALKNVKKVPHHMGHSRNPSAASAISFCSVISEPISEVNEKEYETNWRSMVETSDGLEASENEREASFKSAVPEKPGNSNKVIVNKELSLAAVGVVTVSAQVKAPSGKEEVKPDDNLEWASQQSTDTGSLDGSCRDILNSSMTSTTSTLVPGMLEEEDDEEDEDEDDYTHEPISEEVQLNSRIESWVSETQRTMETLQLGKSLSGGEDDNAEQSEDEELETPEQVESVVESEEWTAEKHSNKAQQKPAVSTSLDTTPMDSNYIP
- the secisbp2l gene encoding selenocysteine insertion sequence-binding protein 2-like isoform X2 is translated as MMPMALPNENGGVNGVEAAPIPSYLITCYPFVQENQSNRQLPLYNNDIRWQQPNPNPAGPYLAYPILSTQPPVSTEYTYYQLMPAPCAQVMGFYHPFPAPYSAPFQTASAMNTVTTECTDRPTQPNQVFPMCSQRSRSASRGSIVQKQQQPLQTHIKSKRPPVKSVATQKETCASGPETRPKIVLLVDACQQTDFPSEIASKSLSESMSTMHWKPKTRRRRSSHPAESSSEQGASEADIDSDSGYCSPKHSNQAAAVTSRSVESAAGNILEPSVHPAGATWANVSSQATQKKPWMERTPAFSRGGRQAEQHNSSQPAFRCRGHSTSSERRQNLQKKPEKPVSSSQSSKREQSPGSLYFEDEEEFPELNSDSGNSKGGNMQLKNAPKVLDDLPENSPINIVQTPIPITTSVPKRAKSQKKKALAAALATAQEYSEISMEQRKLQEAVSKAAGKKSKTPVQLDLGDMLAALEKQQQAMKARQITNTRPLSYTVGNAAPFHTKESTNRKSLAKGQPSVGCLNPLDSTSPKVKRGKERELSKLKRPTALKKIILKEREEKKGRLSVDHTIVGADEEQEVDLNLTPNQSEELASQEEPGLSVPSDTSLSPASQNSPYCMTPVSQGSPASSGIGSPMASSTITKIHSKRFREYCNQVLSKEIDECVTLLLQELVSFQEQIYQKDPMRAKAKRRLVMGLREVTKHMKLSKIKCVIISPNCEKIQSKGGLDEALYNVIAMAREQEIPFVFALGRKALGRCVNKLVPVSVVGIFNYSGAENLFNKLVSLTEEARKAYRDMVAAMEQEQEEALKNVKKVPHHMGHSRNPSAASAISFCSVISEPISEVNEKEYETNWRSMVETSDGLEASENEREASFKSAVPEKPGNSNKVIVNKELSLAAVGVVTVSAQVKAPSGKEEVKPDDNLEWASQQSTDTGSLDGSCRDILNSSMTSTTSTLVPGMLEEEDDEEDEDEDDYTHEPISEEVQLNSRIESWVSETQRTMETLQLGKSLSGGEDDNAEQSEDEELETPEQVESVVESEEWTAEKHSNKAQQKPAVSTSLDTTPMDSNYIP